One part of the Acetoanaerobium sticklandii genome encodes these proteins:
- the grdD gene encoding glycine/sarcosine/betaine reductase complex component C subunit alpha, protein MNLNKVIADAFLEIADGIQTGSFGKTKKVALTTLGSEHGEATLVEGAKLAKKLYPQLNIVLIGSANDSGLETIEVSSEDEMYKVMEEKLDSKEIGACVTMHYNFPIGVSTVGRVVTPAHGKEMFIATTTGTSSAQRVEAMVKNAVYGVIAAKASGIEKPTVGILNVDGARSVEKVLVELQAKGYDIAFGESQRSDGGRVLRGNDLLLGTVDVVVTDTLTGNILMKMFSSFTSGGQYEVSGYGYGPGVGEGYERNVLILSRASGAPVIANALKYAHEIANNDITEIAKAEFKKLNALKWMDLIPKPVEKKAAQEEVVPQPDKVVVTGSISGIDIMELEDAVQLLWKNGIYAESGMGCTGPIVLVPEDRVSECQQILVKAGFAAGEGDIC, encoded by the coding sequence ATGAACTTGAATAAAGTAATAGCTGATGCCTTTCTTGAAATTGCCGATGGAATTCAAACTGGAAGCTTTGGAAAAACTAAAAAGGTAGCACTTACTACTCTTGGTAGTGAGCATGGAGAAGCTACTCTTGTAGAAGGCGCGAAGCTTGCTAAGAAACTTTATCCTCAACTTAACATAGTTTTAATTGGTTCAGCAAATGACTCTGGATTAGAAACTATTGAAGTAAGCTCTGAAGATGAAATGTATAAAGTAATGGAAGAAAAACTTGATAGCAAAGAAATCGGTGCTTGCGTTACTATGCACTATAACTTTCCAATAGGGGTTTCTACAGTAGGTAGAGTTGTAACACCTGCACATGGTAAAGAAATGTTCATTGCTACGACTACTGGAACATCGTCAGCTCAAAGAGTAGAGGCTATGGTTAAAAATGCTGTTTATGGCGTAATTGCTGCAAAAGCATCAGGTATAGAAAAACCAACAGTTGGTATCTTGAACGTTGATGGAGCTAGAAGCGTAGAAAAGGTTTTAGTTGAGCTTCAAGCTAAAGGCTATGATATTGCTTTTGGTGAGTCTCAAAGAAGTGATGGCGGAAGAGTTTTAAGAGGAAATGACTTGCTTCTTGGAACTGTTGATGTTGTGGTTACAGATACTCTTACAGGAAATATTTTAATGAAAATGTTCTCATCTTTTACAAGCGGAGGACAATACGAGGTTTCTGGATATGGTTATGGTCCTGGAGTAGGCGAAGGCTATGAGCGTAATGTTCTTATATTATCAAGAGCATCAGGTGCTCCAGTAATTGCGAACGCTTTAAAATATGCTCATGAAATCGCTAACAACGATATAACAGAAATTGCTAAAGCAGAGTTTAAAAAGCTTAATGCTCTGAAGTGGATGGATTTAATTCCTAAGCCTGTTGAGAAAAAAGCTGCTCAGGAAGAAGTTGTTCCACAACCTGATAAAGTTGTAGTAACTGGTTCTATTTCAGGAATAGATATAATGGAACTAGAAGATGCAGTTCAGCTATTATGGAAAAATGGTATTTATGCTGAAAGCGGCATGGGCTGTACAGGTCCAATAGTTCTTGTCCCAGAAGACAGAGTAAGCGAATGTCAACAAATTTTAGTTAAAGCTGGATTTGCAGCTGGAGAAGGCGACATCTGCTAG
- a CDS encoding BMP family lipoprotein, producing MKKRITALFLASIMGIMTLAGCSSAPAETPAEEPAAEETAAESLKISMVTDVGGVKDQSFNQSAWEGLEKAKADLGIEIGYIESKQDADYEPNLETLVDGENDLIWGVGFKMADAILAAAGNYPEQKYAIIDNDYADATPDNVLGVLFKEEEPSYLVGLIAGKMTQSNKIGFIGGMDVPVINRFRFGFLAGVKAANPDAVVDVQFVNAFNDPAKGKAVANQMYASGVDIIFHAAGDSGNGAIEAAKEQNKWVIGVDRDQNDLAPDNVITSAVKRVDNAMFNVAKELKDGNFAGGTTIVFGLAEGGVDIAPTTSKNVPADILEFVEAEKQKIINKEITVPGTEEAFNSMN from the coding sequence ATGAAGAAAAGAATCACAGCTTTATTCTTAGCTTCTATCATGGGTATTATGACTCTTGCTGGATGCTCTAGTGCTCCTGCAGAAACACCTGCTGAAGAGCCAGCTGCAGAAGAAACAGCAGCAGAATCACTTAAAATTAGTATGGTTACAGACGTTGGTGGAGTTAAAGACCAATCTTTTAACCAAAGTGCTTGGGAAGGTCTTGAAAAAGCAAAAGCAGATCTTGGTATTGAAATTGGATATATCGAGTCTAAGCAAGATGCTGATTATGAGCCAAACTTAGAGACACTTGTAGATGGAGAAAACGATCTTATTTGGGGTGTTGGATTTAAAATGGCTGATGCTATTTTAGCAGCAGCAGGAAATTATCCAGAGCAAAAATATGCTATAATCGATAACGATTATGCTGATGCTACTCCTGATAATGTACTTGGCGTTTTATTCAAAGAAGAAGAGCCTTCTTACCTAGTTGGTTTAATCGCTGGTAAAATGACTCAATCAAATAAAATTGGCTTTATTGGTGGTATGGATGTACCTGTAATCAATAGATTTAGATTTGGATTCTTAGCAGGAGTTAAAGCTGCTAATCCAGATGCAGTTGTTGATGTACAGTTCGTAAATGCATTTAATGATCCGGCAAAAGGAAAAGCTGTTGCTAATCAAATGTATGCTTCTGGAGTAGATATAATATTCCACGCAGCTGGAGATAGTGGTAACGGTGCAATTGAAGCTGCTAAAGAGCAGAACAAATGGGTAATCGGTGTTGATAGAGACCAAAACGATCTAGCTCCAGATAACGTTATTACATCTGCAGTTAAGAGAGTTGATAACGCTATGTTCAACGTTGCTAAAGAATTAAAAGATGGCAACTTTGCTGGCGGAACAACAATCGTATTTGGTTTAGCTGAAGGTGGAGTTGATATAGCTCCTACAACAAGCAAAAATGTACCTGCTGATATCTTAGAGTTTGTTGAAGCTGAAAAGCAAAAGATTATCAACAAAGAGATTACAGTTCCAGGAACAGAAGAAGCTTTCAACTCTATGAACTAA
- the grdB gene encoding glycine reductase complex selenoprotein B has protein sequence MGKVKVVHYLNQFFAGIGGEEKADTLPHIAESQPPISQQLQKLIEEDAEIVGVVVCGDSYFNENLEEAKAKVLEMIKSFNPDILIAGPAFNAGRYGMACGTVVKMVQDELNLKAFTAMYEENPGLDVFRKEVYVIPTSDSAAGMRKALPAVAKFATKLAKGEEILSPQEDGYFARGVRVNAFVDERGSMRAVKMLVKKLKGEEFETEYPMPVFDRVAPNPAVKDITKAKIALVTSGGIVPKHNPDHIESSSASKYGRYDISSFDKLSEADHETAHGGYDPTYANNEPDRVLPVDVLRDLEKEGKIGELFKYFYTTVGNGTSVANSKQFAQEFSKELLENKVDAVILTSTUGTCTRCGATMVKEIERAGIPVVHMCTVVPISLTVGANRIIPTIAIPHPLGNPALDAAEEKQLRRKLVEKALKALETEVEDQTVFED, from the coding sequence ATGGGAAAAGTTAAGGTTGTACACTATCTAAATCAATTCTTTGCTGGTATAGGCGGAGAAGAAAAGGCAGATACTCTTCCACATATTGCTGAAAGTCAACCTCCAATATCTCAACAACTTCAAAAGTTAATTGAAGAAGATGCTGAGATAGTAGGAGTAGTAGTTTGTGGAGATTCATATTTCAATGAAAATCTTGAAGAAGCTAAAGCTAAAGTTTTAGAGATGATTAAATCTTTTAATCCAGATATACTAATCGCTGGCCCAGCGTTTAATGCTGGTAGATACGGAATGGCTTGCGGAACTGTTGTTAAGATGGTTCAAGATGAATTAAACCTAAAAGCTTTCACAGCTATGTATGAAGAAAATCCTGGTTTAGATGTATTTAGAAAAGAAGTATATGTAATTCCTACTTCTGATTCAGCTGCAGGTATGAGAAAAGCTCTTCCAGCTGTAGCGAAATTTGCAACTAAATTAGCTAAAGGTGAAGAAATTCTTTCTCCACAAGAAGATGGATACTTTGCAAGAGGAGTTCGTGTTAACGCATTCGTAGATGAAAGAGGATCTATGCGTGCTGTTAAAATGCTAGTTAAAAAGCTTAAAGGTGAAGAGTTTGAAACTGAGTATCCAATGCCAGTATTTGATAGAGTAGCTCCAAATCCAGCAGTTAAAGATATTACAAAAGCAAAAATTGCTTTAGTAACTTCTGGTGGTATTGTACCTAAGCACAATCCTGATCATATAGAGTCATCTTCAGCTTCTAAATACGGAAGATATGATATCTCTAGCTTTGATAAACTATCAGAAGCTGATCATGAAACTGCACATGGTGGATATGACCCAACATATGCTAATAACGAGCCAGACAGAGTTCTTCCAGTTGATGTACTTCGTGATTTAGAAAAAGAAGGCAAAATCGGAGAATTATTTAAATATTTCTATACTACAGTAGGTAATGGTACTTCTGTTGCAAATTCTAAGCAATTTGCTCAAGAATTCTCTAAAGAGCTTCTTGAAAACAAAGTAGATGCGGTTATCTTAACATCTACCTGAGGTACTTGTACTCGTTGCGGCGCAACGATGGTTAAAGAAATCGAGAGAGCTGGTATTCCTGTAGTTCATATGTGTACAGTAGTTCCAATATCTCTAACAGTTGGTGCAAATAGAATAATTCCTACAATTGCTATTCCTCACCCACTTGGAAATCCTGCACTAGATGCAGCTGAAGAAAAACAGCTTCGTAGAAAGCTTGTTGAAAAAGCTCTTAAAGCTTTAGAAACTGAAGTTGAAGACCAAACAGTTTTTGAAGACTAA
- the grdA gene encoding glycine/sarcosine/betaine reductase complex selenoprotein A, translated as MSRFTGKKIVIIGDRDGIPGPAIEECLKPIDCEVIFSSTECFVUTAAGAMDLENQKRIKEATEKFGAENLVVLIGAAEAEAAGLAAETVTAGDPTFAGPLAGVELGLRVYHAVEPEFKDEVDAQIFDDQVGMMEMVLNVDEIIEEMQSIRSQFCKFND; from the coding sequence ATGAGCCGTTTTACTGGAAAAAAAATAGTTATTATCGGCGATAGAGACGGAATTCCTGGCCCAGCTATTGAAGAATGTCTTAAGCCTATCGATTGTGAAGTTATATTTTCATCAACAGAATGCTTTGTCTGAACTGCTGCTGGGGCTATGGACCTAGAAAACCAAAAGAGAATTAAAGAAGCTACTGAGAAATTCGGAGCTGAAAATCTTGTGGTTTTAATAGGTGCTGCAGAAGCCGAAGCTGCTGGTCTAGCAGCTGAAACAGTTACAGCGGGTGACCCTACTTTTGCTGGTCCTCTTGCTGGTGTTGAGCTTGGATTAAGAGTTTATCACGCAGTTGAGCCTGAATTCAAAGATGAAGTAGATGCTCAAATCTTTGATGATCAAGTTGGAATGATGGAAATGGTTCTTAACGTTGATGAAATCATAGAAGAAATGCAAAGCATTAGAAGTCAGTTTTGTAAATTTAACGACTAA
- the trxB gene encoding thioredoxin-disulfide reductase — translation MSKIYDLVIIGAGPAGLSAGLYGARGKMSTLIIEKDKTGGQIVTTEEVANYPGSIHDASGPSLIARMAEQADEFGTERIKDSIVDFDFTGKIKILKGTKAEYQAKAVIVATGASPKKLDCPGEKELTGKGVSYCATCDADFFQDMEVFVVGGGDSAVEEAMYLTKFASKVTIVHRRDSLRAAKSIQDKAFANPKIDFKWDSVIKEIKGDGIVESVVFENTKTGELSEHFADEEFGTFGIFVFTGYIPQTDIFKDKVDMNQSGYFVTNQNMETNIPGVFAAGDCREKVLRQVVTATADGAIAAIMAEKYIEHEGL, via the coding sequence ATGTCAAAAATTTACGATTTAGTAATTATTGGCGCTGGACCAGCTGGGCTTTCAGCGGGACTTTATGGGGCCAGAGGTAAAATGAGTACTTTAATAATAGAAAAGGATAAAACTGGAGGACAAATAGTAACAACTGAAGAAGTTGCAAACTATCCTGGTTCTATTCACGACGCTTCTGGACCATCTCTTATTGCTAGAATGGCTGAACAAGCAGACGAATTTGGTACAGAAAGAATTAAAGATAGCATAGTTGACTTTGATTTCACTGGGAAAATCAAAATTTTAAAAGGAACAAAAGCTGAATATCAAGCTAAAGCTGTAATAGTAGCTACAGGAGCTAGTCCAAAGAAATTAGATTGCCCTGGAGAAAAAGAGTTAACAGGAAAAGGTGTGTCATACTGTGCAACTTGCGACGCAGACTTCTTCCAAGATATGGAAGTGTTTGTAGTTGGTGGTGGAGATTCAGCAGTAGAAGAAGCTATGTATTTAACAAAATTCGCTTCTAAAGTAACTATAGTTCACAGAAGAGACAGCTTAAGAGCAGCTAAATCAATTCAAGATAAGGCGTTTGCAAATCCTAAGATTGATTTTAAATGGGATTCAGTTATAAAAGAAATTAAAGGTGATGGAATAGTTGAATCTGTTGTATTTGAAAACACTAAAACAGGTGAGCTTTCAGAGCATTTTGCAGATGAAGAATTTGGAACTTTTGGAATATTCGTATTTACTGGATATATACCACAAACTGATATATTCAAAGATAAAGTAGACATGAACCAATCAGGCTATTTTGTAACAAATCAAAATATGGAAACAAATATTCCTGGAGTATTTGCTGCTGGAGATTGTAGAGAAAAAGTATTAAGACAAGTAGTAACTGCAACTGCAGATGGAGCAATCGCTGCAATCATGGCAGAAAAGTATATTGAGCACGAAGGTCTGTAG
- a CDS encoding GrdX family protein: MIIITNNKLVDEYYGGKNVELLEGSYQDVLYSVRDYVHKNYKLLTHPLSGSVKPNETPFKSVALEIGDKLDFNSVEMIENAIYTYSKLQNDSITPNWTETVLEDFKVIDLDLIKHALKI; the protein is encoded by the coding sequence ATGATTATTATCACAAACAATAAATTGGTAGACGAGTATTATGGTGGAAAAAACGTGGAGTTACTTGAAGGTAGTTATCAAGATGTGCTTTACAGCGTTAGAGATTACGTCCACAAGAATTATAAATTATTAACTCATCCACTTTCAGGGAGTGTAAAGCCTAATGAAACACCATTTAAAAGTGTTGCATTAGAAATAGGCGATAAGCTAGATTTTAATTCAGTTGAGATGATTGAAAACGCTATCTACACATACTCAAAGCTACAAAACGACTCAATTACACCAAACTGGACAGAAACTGTATTGGAAGATTTCAAGGTCATAGATCTTGATTTAATAAAACATGCTTTAAAAATTTAA
- the trmL gene encoding tRNA (uridine(34)/cytosine(34)/5-carboxymethylaminomethyluridine(34)-2'-O)-methyltransferase TrmL, with amino-acid sequence MALNIVLVEPEIPQNTGNIIRTCACINARLHLIKPMGFSMDEKQLKRAGLDYMDLVSINYYDSFEELIEDKDINKFYFFTTKAKKNHTEATYEDESYIVFGKETKGLSQEILSLNPNNNVRIPMLNMDRVRSLNLSNSVAIAAYEAIRQIDYKELR; translated from the coding sequence TTGGCTTTAAATATTGTGTTAGTAGAACCGGAAATACCACAAAATACTGGAAATATTATAAGAACCTGTGCTTGCATAAATGCGAGATTACATTTAATTAAACCCATGGGCTTCTCTATGGATGAAAAGCAGCTTAAAAGAGCAGGGCTTGATTATATGGACTTAGTTTCAATTAATTATTATGATTCTTTCGAAGAGCTAATAGAAGATAAGGATATTAATAAATTCTATTTTTTTACAACAAAAGCTAAAAAAAACCATACAGAGGCTACGTATGAAGATGAAAGCTATATTGTTTTTGGGAAAGAAACTAAGGGGTTATCTCAAGAAATATTATCGCTTAATCCAAATAACAATGTTAGAATCCCAATGCTTAATATGGACAGAGTGAGGTCTTTAAACTTATCTAACTCAGTAGCAATAGCAGCATATGAAGCAATACGACAAATTGATTATAAAGAATTAAGATAG
- a CDS encoding glycine/sarcosine/betaine reductase component B subunit, which translates to MRLEVGNIFIKDIQFGDSTKVENGVLYVNKQELISELSSDEHIKSIDMEIVRPGESVRIAPVKDVIEPRVKVEGNGGIFPGFLSKVDTVGEGKTNVLKGAAVVTTGKVVGFQEGIIDMTGPGADYTPFSKTCNVVIIAEPVDGLKQHDHEAALRMVGLKAGKYLGEAGRNITPDEVKVYETKPIFESVKEYPNLPKVAYVYMLQTQGLLHDTYVYGVDAKKIIPTLIYPTEVMDGAILSGNCVSACDKNPTYVHMNNPVIHDLYELHGKEYNFVGVIITNENVYLADKERSSNWTAKMAEYLGLDGVIISEEGFGNPDTDLIMNCKKITKKGIKTVILTDEYAGRDGASQSLADADAAADACVTGGNANMTIVLPKLDKIIGHVSKDVIDVIAGGFDGSLRADGSIEVEIQAITGATSEVGFNKMTAKTY; encoded by the coding sequence ATGCGTCTTGAAGTTGGTAATATTTTTATAAAGGATATCCAATTTGGTGACAGCACTAAAGTTGAAAATGGTGTTCTTTATGTAAACAAGCAAGAACTAATCAGTGAATTATCAAGTGATGAGCATATCAAGTCAATTGATATGGAAATCGTTAGACCAGGAGAAAGTGTAAGAATAGCTCCGGTTAAAGATGTTATAGAACCAAGAGTCAAAGTTGAAGGTAACGGAGGAATTTTCCCAGGTTTCCTTAGCAAAGTTGATACTGTTGGAGAAGGAAAAACAAATGTACTTAAGGGTGCAGCAGTAGTTACAACTGGAAAAGTTGTTGGATTCCAAGAAGGAATTATCGATATGACTGGTCCAGGAGCTGACTATACTCCATTTTCTAAAACTTGCAACGTAGTTATTATAGCTGAGCCAGTTGATGGCCTTAAGCAACATGACCACGAAGCTGCTCTTAGAATGGTTGGATTAAAAGCTGGAAAATACCTAGGCGAAGCTGGAAGAAACATTACTCCAGATGAAGTAAAAGTATATGAGACTAAGCCAATATTCGAATCAGTAAAAGAGTATCCTAATCTTCCTAAGGTTGCGTATGTATATATGCTTCAAACTCAAGGACTATTACATGATACTTATGTATATGGCGTTGATGCGAAGAAAATTATTCCTACATTAATCTATCCAACAGAAGTAATGGATGGAGCAATATTATCAGGAAACTGCGTATCTGCTTGTGACAAAAACCCAACATACGTTCATATGAACAACCCAGTTATCCATGACTTATACGAACTTCACGGAAAAGAGTACAACTTTGTTGGTGTAATTATAACTAACGAAAACGTATATCTAGCTGATAAAGAAAGATCATCTAACTGGACTGCAAAGATGGCTGAATACCTTGGATTAGATGGAGTTATCATATCTGAAGAAGGATTTGGAAACCCAGATACTGACCTAATCATGAACTGCAAAAAGATAACTAAAAAAGGTATTAAAACAGTTATTCTTACTGATGAGTATGCAGGTAGAGATGGAGCATCTCAATCACTAGCTGATGCAGATGCTGCTGCAGATGCTTGCGTAACTGGTGGTAATGCCAACATGACAATCGTTTTACCAAAGCTTGATAAAATTATTGGACATGTATCTAAGGATGTTATAGATGTTATTGCTGGAGGATTTGATGGTTCTCTACGCGCTGATGGATCAATTGAAGTTGAAATTCAGGCTATTACTGGAGCTACTAGTGAAGTTGGATTCAACAAGATGACAGCAAAAACTTATTAA
- the grdC gene encoding glycine/sarcosine/betaine reductase complex component C subunit beta: MTKPVLKNASYILVHTPDMIIHNGTTYQMEKLGNPDSEFLKNVGNFIRNYEEVVNYAPNQVYIGNKKPEELNDIATPWFENPVQGTREGRFGEIMPQDEFIGMLKIADSFDLVKLTADFSKAVVEKLKAHELFSDAELEKFKDSEEIDSIKTFVNEHHAEGLYNMGELVGCVKRAHEVDNSLTAHIMFENLVVKASGVLAVKHLMKNSSVKADEVEYVIECSEEACGDMNQRGGGNFAKSIAEACSFTNATGSDTRGFCAGPTHALINAAALVKSGVYKHVVVVGGGATAKLGMNAKDHIKKNIPVLEDVLGGFAVLVSEDDGISPVFNTDLVGRHTVGTGSSPQAVITSLITMPLDKGGLKITDISKYSVEMQNPDITKPAGAGDVPEANYKMIAALGVKRGDLEKSSLPTFGKEHGMPGFAPTQGHIPSGVPFIGFAIDEMKENKLDKVMIVGKGSLFLGRMTNQFDGVSFVMEKNDGKGEDKAPQVDEQQIKSMIADAMRKLAENLGQ; the protein is encoded by the coding sequence ATGACAAAACCTGTTTTGAAAAATGCAAGTTATATTTTAGTTCATACTCCTGATATGATTATCCACAATGGAACAACTTACCAAATGGAAAAACTAGGTAATCCAGACTCAGAATTCCTAAAAAATGTGGGAAATTTTATCAGAAATTATGAAGAAGTTGTGAATTACGCTCCTAACCAAGTATATATTGGAAACAAAAAGCCTGAAGAACTAAATGATATAGCTACTCCTTGGTTTGAAAATCCAGTTCAAGGAACTAGAGAAGGTAGATTTGGCGAAATCATGCCTCAGGATGAATTTATAGGTATGTTAAAAATAGCTGATTCTTTTGACCTTGTTAAGCTTACTGCTGATTTTTCTAAAGCTGTTGTTGAGAAACTAAAAGCTCATGAATTATTCAGTGATGCTGAACTTGAGAAATTTAAAGATTCTGAAGAAATTGATTCAATTAAAACTTTTGTAAACGAGCATCATGCAGAAGGACTATATAACATGGGTGAGCTAGTTGGATGCGTAAAGAGAGCTCATGAAGTAGATAACAGCTTAACAGCTCATATTATGTTTGAAAACTTGGTTGTTAAGGCATCAGGAGTTTTAGCAGTAAAACATTTAATGAAAAATTCTTCTGTAAAAGCTGATGAAGTTGAATATGTTATAGAATGTTCTGAAGAAGCTTGTGGCGATATGAACCAAAGAGGTGGAGGAAACTTCGCTAAATCAATTGCTGAAGCATGCAGCTTTACTAATGCAACTGGATCAGATACTAGAGGATTCTGCGCTGGACCTACTCATGCATTAATAAATGCAGCTGCACTTGTTAAATCAGGTGTATATAAGCATGTTGTTGTTGTTGGTGGTGGAGCAACTGCTAAACTTGGTATGAATGCAAAAGACCATATTAAGAAAAATATTCCTGTTCTAGAGGATGTACTTGGTGGATTTGCAGTTCTAGTTTCAGAAGATGATGGAATTTCACCAGTGTTCAACACTGATTTAGTGGGAAGACATACAGTAGGAACTGGCTCATCTCCTCAAGCAGTAATTACATCATTAATCACAATGCCATTAGATAAAGGTGGTTTAAAAATTACAGATATCAGTAAATACTCTGTAGAAATGCAAAATCCAGATATTACTAAACCTGCTGGTGCTGGAGATGTTCCAGAAGCCAACTATAAGATGATAGCTGCTCTTGGAGTAAAAAGAGGAGATTTAGAAAAATCTTCACTTCCAACTTTTGGCAAGGAACACGGAATGCCAGGATTCGCTCCTACTCAAGGACATATCCCATCAGGAGTTCCATTTATAGGTTTTGCAATTGATGAGATGAAAGAAAACAAGCTAGATAAAGTTATGATAGTTGGAAAAGGAAGTCTTTTCTTAGGAAGAATGACAAACCAGTTCGATGGAGTATCGTTTGTAATGGAGAAAAATGATGGTAAAGGTGAAGACAAAGCACCTCAAGTTGATGAGCAGCAAATCAAATCTATGATAGCAGATGCGATGAGAAAGCTTGCTGAAAATTTGGGACAATAA
- the trxA gene encoding thioredoxin TrxA, translating into MFELDKDTFETEVLQGTGYVLVDFWSEGCEPCKALMPDIQEMEKTYGEQVRFTKLDTTKARRLAIKEKVLGLPTIAIYKDGQKIDELTKEDATAANVEAMVKKYI; encoded by the coding sequence ATGTTCGAACTTGATAAAGATACTTTTGAAACTGAAGTACTTCAAGGAACTGGATATGTTCTTGTTGATTTCTGGAGTGAAGGTTGTGAGCCTTGTAAAGCTTTAATGCCTGATATTCAGGAAATGGAAAAAACTTATGGTGAGCAAGTTAGATTTACTAAACTTGACACAACTAAAGCAAGAAGATTAGCAATAAAGGAAAAAGTTCTAGGTCTTCCTACTATAGCAATCTACAAAGATGGTCAAAAAATTGACGAACTTACAAAGGAAGATGCAACAGCTGCAAATGTAGAAGCTATGGTAAAAAAATACATTTAA
- a CDS encoding DegV family protein — protein sequence MVKIITDSVSDIPKEYIDMYDIKVLPLKVIFGDEVYRDGIDIDTKTMFDRLKTTNEYPTTSQVTPAEFEQEFSEVVNSGNEVICITMSSALSGTYNSALIASREFDANKIRVIDSKAITLGYGMIVIEAAKMASNGIGIDDIESRVRDLVNNMEYLIIFDTLEYIYKGGRISKSQYMMSNLLNIKVIMTMKDGQVVAREKVRGRKKAIKYIIDYIEKNESTLDGRVIGMNHANDKSYLEELKEAVLSKYIPSETIYSEVGCTVAAYSGLSAVALYYEKTKK from the coding sequence ATGGTTAAAATAATTACCGACAGCGTTTCAGATATCCCAAAAGAGTATATTGATATGTACGATATAAAGGTATTGCCATTAAAGGTTATTTTCGGGGATGAAGTTTATAGAGATGGAATAGATATAGATACAAAGACCATGTTTGATAGACTAAAAACCACAAATGAATATCCAACAACTTCTCAAGTTACTCCAGCAGAGTTTGAGCAAGAATTCAGCGAAGTTGTAAATTCAGGCAATGAAGTAATATGTATTACTATGTCATCAGCTCTTAGTGGAACCTATAATAGTGCATTAATCGCAAGCCGTGAATTTGACGCAAATAAAATAAGAGTTATAGACTCAAAAGCAATAACTCTTGGTTATGGGATGATAGTTATTGAGGCAGCAAAAATGGCAAGTAATGGTATAGGGATAGATGATATAGAATCAAGAGTTAGAGACTTAGTCAATAACATGGAGTATCTGATTATTTTTGATACTCTTGAATATATATATAAAGGTGGAAGAATCAGCAAATCACAGTATATGATGAGCAACCTTTTGAACATCAAGGTCATAATGACTATGAAAGATGGCCAAGTTGTAGCAAGGGAAAAAGTTAGAGGAAGAAAAAAAGCAATAAAATATATTATTGATTACATCGAAAAAAATGAATCTACTCTAGATGGAAGAGTAATCGGTATGAATCATGCTAATGATAAAAGCTATTTGGAAGAGTTAAAAGAGGCTGTTTTATCAAAGTATATACCATCAGAAACTATTTATTCCGAGGTAGGGTGTACAGTAGCAGCGTATTCAGGGCTTAGTGCAGTAGCTCTATATTACGAAAAAACAAAAAAATAA